In one Silene latifolia isolate original U9 population chromosome 10, ASM4854445v1, whole genome shotgun sequence genomic region, the following are encoded:
- the LOC141605851 gene encoding plasma membrane ATPase codes for MSKAINLEDIKNEAVDLENIPIEEVFEQLKCSRAGLTTEEGAHRLELFGPNKLEEKKENKFLKFLGFMWNPLSWVMEAAAIMAIALANGGGKPPDWQDFVGIMCLLVINSTISFIEENNAGNAAAALMANLAPKCKLLRDNQWNESEAALLVPGDIISIKLGDIVPADARLLEGDALKIDQSALTGESLPVTKGPGDEVFSGSTCKQGEIEAVVIATGVHTFFGKAAHLVDSTNNVGHFQKVLTAIGNFCIVSIAVGMVVEILVMYPIQHRPYRSGINNLLVLLIGGIPIAMPTVLSVTMAIGSHRLSQQGAITKRMTAIEEMAGMDVLCSDKTGTLTLNKLSVDKNLIEVFCKGVDKEHVLLLAARASRVENQDAIDTCMVGMLADPKEARAGIREIHFLPFNPVDKRTALTYIDGSGNWHRVSKGAPEQILDLCHCKEDLRKKVHSVIEKYAERGLRSLAVARQEVPEKSKESPGGPWQFVGLLPLFDPPRHDSAETIRKALNLGVNVKMITGDQLAIGKETGRRLGMGTNMYPSSALLGQDKDSSLASLPIDELIEKADGFAGVFPEHKYEIVKRLQDKKHIVGMTGDGVNDAPALKKADIGIAVDDATDAARSASDIVLTEPGLSVIISAVLTSRAIFQRMKNYTIYAVSITIRIVLGFLLIALIWKYDFSPFMVLIIAILNDGTIMTISKDRVKPSPVPDSWKLKEIFATGVVLGTYLALMTVIFFWAMKETDFFPRKFGVRNISGSDPEMMAALYLQVSIVSQALIFVTRSRSWSFVERPGMLLVVAFLIAQLVATVIAVYANWAFADIKGCGWGWAGVVWIYNIVFYFPLDILKFIIRYVLSGKAWLNLFESKTAFTTKKDYGKEEREAQWAHAQRTLHGLQAPEPSSTLFHDKNNYRELSEIAEQAKRRAEVARLRELHTLKGHVESVVKLKGLDIDTINQNYTV; via the exons ATGTCGAAGGCCATCAATCTTGAAGATATAAAAAATGAAGCTGTTGATTTG GAGAACATTCCCATTGAGGAAGTCTTTGAGCAACTGAAATGTTCCCGGGCTGGTTTAACAACCGAAGAAGGAGCCCACAGGCTAGAATTATTTGGACCCAACAAATTAGAAGAAAAAAAG GAAAACAAATTCCTGAAGTTCTTGGGTTTTATGTGGAACCCATTGTCATGGGTTATGGAAGCTGCTGCTATAATGGCAATTGCTCTTGCAAATGGAGGTGGCAAGCCCCCAGATTGGCAAGATTTCGTTGGTATTATGTGCTTGTTGGTTATTAACTCTACAATCAGTTTCATTGAAGAAAACAATGCTGGAAATGCTGCAGCTGCCCTCATGGCTAATCTTGCTCCTAAGTGTAAG TTGCTTAGGGATAATCAATGGAATGAATCAGAAGCTGCCTTATTGGTGCCCGGAGACATAATAAGCATTAAATTGGGAGACATTGTCCCAGCCGATGCACGTCTTCTTGAAGGTGATGCTTTAAAGATTGACCAATCTGCCCTTACAGGAGAATCTCTCCCTGTGACAAAGGGTCCAGGGGATGAAGTTTTCTCTGGTTCAACTTGTAAACAAGGTGAAATCGAAGCAGTTGTTATTGCTACTGGGGTCCACACCTTCTTTGGGAAGGCAGCTCACCTTGTCGACAGCACAAACAATGTTGGTCACTTCCAGAAGGTTCTTACAGCCATTGGTAACTTTTGTATCGTCTCCATTGCGGTCGGTATGGTGGTTGAGATCCTTGTCATGTACCCAATTCAGCACCGTCCATATAGGAGTGGAATCAACAATCTATTGGTTCTCTTGATCGGTGGTATCCCTATTGCTATGCCTACTGTGTTATCTGTGACTATGGCCATTGGGTCCCACAGGTTGTCTCAACAAGGAGCTATCACAAAGAGGATGACTGCTATTGAGGAAATGGCTGGTATGGATGTGCTGTGCAGTGATAAGACAGGAACCTTGACTCTCAACAAGTTGAGTGTTGACAAGAACTTGATTGAGGTGTTCTGCAAGGGCGTGGATAAGGAGCATGTCCTTCTCCTTGCCGCTAGGGCCTCACGAGTTGAAAATCAAGATGCTATAGATACTTGCATGGTTGGAATGCTTGCTGACCCCAAGGAG GCAAGAGCTGGAATCAGGGAAATTCACTTTCTCCCATTTAATCCTGTAGACAAGAGGACTGCACTTACTTACATTGATGGAAGTGGTAACTGGCATAGAGTTAGTAAGGGTGCACCTGAGCAG ATCCTTGACCTTTGCCACTGCAAGGAAGACTTGAGGAAGAAGGTTCATTCGGTTATTGAAAAGTATGCCGAACGTGGTCTTCGATCATTGGCTGTTGCAAGACAGGAAGTGCCAGAGAAGAGCAAAGAGTCTCCAGGTGGCCCATGGCAGTTTGTTGGTTTATTGCCTCTTTTTGATCCTCCCAGGCACGACAGTGCTGAAACTATCCGCAAGGCCCTTAACCTTGGTGTTAATGTCAAGATGATTACTG GTGATCAACTTGCCATTGGTAAAGAAACTGGTAGAAGACTTGGTATGGGAACAAACATGTACCCTTCTTCTGCTTTGCTTGGTCAAGACAAAGATTCATCGCTTgcttctctacctattgatgaatTGATTGAGAAAGCCGATGGCTTTGCCGGAGTTTTCCCAG AACACAAGTATGAAATCGTCAAGAGGCTGCAGGACAAGAAGCACATTGTTGGAATGACTGGAGATGGTGTGAACGATGCTCCTGCCCTTAAGAAGGCAGATATTGGAATTGCAGTTGATGATGCCACTGATGCTGCAAGAAGCGCTTCCGACATTGTCTTGACTGAACCTGGTCTCAGTGTCATCATTAGTGCAGTGCTTACTAGCAGGGCCATTTTCCAAAGAATGAAGAACTACACT ATCTACGCAGTGTCCATCACAATCCGTATCGTG CTTGGTTTTCTGCTTATTGCCTTAATCTGGAAGTACGACTTCTCCCCATTCATGGTTCTGATCATTGCCATTCTTAATGATG GTACCATCATGACAATCTCAAAGGACAGAGTGAAGCCATCTCCGGTTCCTGACAGCTGGAAGCTGAAGGAAATCTTTGCTACTGGTGTCGTTCTTGGAACCTATCTAGCCTTGATGACTGTTATTTTCTTCTGGGCTATGAAAGAAACCGACTTTTTCCCC AGAAAGTTTGGAGTACGAAACATTTCTGGCAGTGATCCAGAAATGATGGCTGCCTTATATCTACAAGTGAGTATTGTAAGCCAGGCTCTCATTTTTGTGACAAGGTCTCGAAGCTGGTCGTTTGTCGAGCGTCCTGGTATGCTATTGGTGGTTGCATTCTTGATTGCACAACTG GTTGCGACTGTGATTGCTGTTTATGCTAACTGGGCCTTTGCCGACATCAAAGGATGTGGATGGGGATGGGCTGGTGTTGTTTGGATCTATAACATTGTCTTCTACTTCCCATTGGACATACTCAAGTTCATAATCCGATACGTCTTGAGTGGAAAGGCATGGCTCAACTTGTTCGAGAGCAAG ACTGCCTTCACCACCAAGAAGGATTACGGAAAAGAGGAGAGAGAAGCTCAATGGGCCCACGCTCAAAGGACGCTTCACGGACTTCAAGCTCCCGAGCCTTCGTCCACCCTCTTCCATGACAAGAACAATTACAGAGAACTCTCTGAGATTGCCGAGCAAGCAAAGAGACGTGCTGAAGTTGCAAG GCTTCGTGAGTTGCACACACTCAAAGGTCACGTTGAGTCAGTGGTGAAGCTAAAGGGTCTcgacattgataccatcaaccaAAACTACACTGTCTAA